The DNA region CGTACACCTCGCGCGTCTTCTTCTCGATCTCGATCTGGAGCGACTTCGAGAACTCCAACAGGAACTCGCGGCTCACCGCGATGCCGTGCGCCTCCATCTCCGCGAGCACCGGCACAAGCGGCAGCTCGATCTCGTCCAGCACCTTGCGCTGCGACTCCTTGTCCAGCCGCTCGCCCATCGCCTTCTCAAGGTGCCAGAGCGCCGCCGTCGCTTGTTCGGTGGAACCCGGCGCGCCGAAGTCCGTGTAGCCCTGGATCAGGTCGCGCAACGCGTACTGCGAGCGGCCGGATTGGAGCACGTAGCCCGCAAGCATCGTGTCGAACCGCGGAGCCTGCAATGTCGGCTCGAGGTGCTTGTAGAGCGGCTTGGCGTCGTGGAGGATCGCCCGCGGCAGGGCGGCGTCGAGCAGTTGGAACCCGAACGCTTCGGGTCCGCGCCGCACCTCGTTTCCGACCGCCACGTAGGCCGTGCGGGTGGGCTCGTCGAACATGCTCCCCTGCTCGCCCTTCACCTCGAACGTGAGCGCGAACGGACGGTCCCCGACCCACGCGAGAAGCTGCTCGAAGGTACCGGCCTCGGCGAGCTTCACCTCGAGGGACTCCTCCACGACTTCCGCCGCGGTCGCGTCCGTGCGGGGCGGGGCGCCGTCCCGGTAGGGCCCCAGCACGAGGTCCATGCGCCGCACGGCCGTTCGGAACTCGAACGATTCCAGCATCGCCTTCGCGGCCTCGAACTCGTTGTCGTCGAGGATGAACGGCTCGAAATCGTACTCGAGCGGGACCTCGCGGTTGATCGTCGCCAGCCACTTGGACTTGAGCATCTGCTCCTTCACCGGCTCGATCTTCTTCTGGAACTTGGGCTCCAGTTCGTCGAACCGTTCAAGGACCTGCTCGATCGGCCCGAACTGCTGGAGGATCGTCGTGGCGCCTTTGTCGCCGATGCCGGGCACACCGGGGATGTTGTCGCTGGTGTCGCCGCAGATGGCTTTGTAGTCCGGCACGAGTTCGGGCCCGAAGCCGTACCGCTCGTGCACCTTGGCGGTGTCGTAGGTGATGGTCTCCGTCACGCCGCGCTGCATGGTGAGGACCGACACATGGTCGTCCACGAGTTGGAGACTGTCGAGGTCGCCCGTGACGATGGTGGTCTCGTACCCGTTCTCCTCGCCGAGGCGGCTGATGGTGCCCACCACGTCGTCGGCCTCGAACCCTTCGACCTCGATGCTGGGAATGCCGAGGGCGGCGATCAGGCCGCGCGCTTCGGGCAGTTGCACCTTGAGCTCCGGCGGTGTCTCGCGTCGGGTGCCCTTGTACTCGGCGTACTCTTTGTGCCGAAACGTCTTTCCGGGCGCATCCAGCGCGACGACGATCGCGTCGGGCTTCACATTCTCCAGAAGGTAGAAGAGCATGCTCGTGAACCCGTAGAGGGCGTTCGTGGGGCGGCCGTCCGCAGTAGAGAGGAAGCGCGTGGCGAAGAACGCCCGGTAGAGGAGGCTGTACCCGTCGATCACCACCAAGCGCTTGGCCATGCCCGTACCTTACCTTCGCATCCGCGAGCCGGACAGGAGGACGAAACGGCCGGTTTTCAGGTACAATTGAGCGTCGGCGGGGTTGCTCGTCGGCAACGATTCGGGCCACCTTGGCCTTGGTGTTGGACAGACGATGTCGATGGTTTACCGCCCCCTGCGTTACGAGCAGATGATGAAGGCTGCTGAGAACTACGATGTGCGTGCGCGTCGCATGTTCGGCGGAATGGGGATTTACACGGGCGAGAAGATGTTCGCCTTCCTCTACGAGGACGAGATCGGCCTGAAGCTGGCACCCGAAGACCGCGAGGCCGCGATGGGTCTCGACGGCGCGGGCCCGCTGATCCCGGAAGAGGGCGCCGAGCCCATGCGCGAGTACGTGCAGATGCCCCGCACGGTGCTGGACAACTACGAAGCGTTCATGGAGTGGGTCGAGAAGTCCGCCCAATACGCGTTGCGCAAAAAGGTCCACTAGCCACGCAGAACGAAGGCTCTCGTACCCGCGTCCCCAAGGTATGAAGCGCGTTCGCAAGGTTGGACGGTTCCTTGTCTTGCTTTGCCTCTCGGCATTCGGGGTTGGCCTTGCAGCCCTTTGGGTGACCTATTGGCTTGCCGCGCGCGATTACGACAGGCAGCTGGAACGGGCCAAGTCCCTTGGGCTGACCTATTCCTACGACTCGCTGGTACCTGACCCGCCGCTCGCCGAAGCCGAAAATGCCGCCCCGTTGTACGAAGCCGCGATCGTGAAGTTGGAGGCGCATGGGCCCGACGACGAATCGATTCGCGTGATTCGGGATTCCTTGAGGACAGGCCCGCAGAATTGGGAAGCACTCCGCAAAGCGGTGGCGGATTGGGAACCCTACCTTCCCACCTTCCAACGAGGTGCGGCGTTGGCGCACTGCCGGTTTGAACGGGAATGGGCCGAGGGGGTGATGCTCCCGTTTCCGGAGTTTCCGCCGCTCCGTCAGGCTGCCGAGGCCCTTTGCGGAAGGGCGTTGCTCCAAGCGCGCGATCATGCGGTGCCCGATGCGGTGGAAGACCTTCGGCTGGCGGTCGCCATCGGGCGGCATTGCGGTGAAGAGCCCGTGATGATCGGTTCCTTGGTGCAGTTGGCGGTTCAAGCGCGTGTCTTGTCCGTCGCCAACCTTGTCGTCGATCTCGGCGGGACTCCGGCAATCCAACCCGTCCAGGGGTTGCTCGCCACGATGGGACAGGGACCGGACCTCGCCTACGCGTTGCGCGGGGAAGTCGCGTTCCAGTTCAACGTGTTCTCCTCGTTGGACGAACTTGAGGCGGAGCAGTCAGACAGTGATGCGGTCTTTATGCCGCCGATGCTTCTAGTGAAGCCGCTGTTCGTGAGCTCCTCGCTTGTGCAGCGCGCCTATGAGGCGAGAACCCTCAAACGTTGGTGCGATGCCTTCGAATCCCAGGCGAAGATTGCGGACCCGATCGCGCTCTCGGCGGCCCTCGACCTCGCCGGCGTCGAGCTTGAGCGTAGCCACCACCCGGCCGATCTCCTGGCCAAGATCCTGTTCCCCGTGTTCACCCATGCGGGGGAGGCCTTTGTGCGATTGGAGGCCAACAAGCGCTTACTCGCCGCGTCTTTGGACCTTCGGATGATGCACGCGTTTGAGGCGAGCTACCCTGACACACCGCCGGTGTTACCCAAGGATCCGTTCGACGGCCAGCCGCTGCGGTACCGGCGTGAGGGGGATGGATCCCTGCTGTACTCGGTCGGTGGGGACCGGGAGGATGATGGGGGCCGGGAGAAGGCTGGCTTAGCGAATGGTCAGACAGGCACGGATCTGGCGCTCCACGTTCCGGCCCTTCGCGGGCGGGACACCCGCGCCACATCTGAACCCGGGGTCTTGCTCCGCTCGACCCCTGGCTAAACCATGGGAC from Fimbriimonadaceae bacterium includes:
- the polA gene encoding DNA polymerase I, whose amino-acid sequence is MAKRLVVIDGYSLLYRAFFATRFLSTADGRPTNALYGFTSMLFYLLENVKPDAIVVALDAPGKTFRHKEYAEYKGTRRETPPELKVQLPEARGLIAALGIPSIEVEGFEADDVVGTISRLGEENGYETTIVTGDLDSLQLVDDHVSVLTMQRGVTETITYDTAKVHERYGFGPELVPDYKAICGDTSDNIPGVPGIGDKGATTILQQFGPIEQVLERFDELEPKFQKKIEPVKEQMLKSKWLATINREVPLEYDFEPFILDDNEFEAAKAMLESFEFRTAVRRMDLVLGPYRDGAPPRTDATAAEVVEESLEVKLAEAGTFEQLLAWVGDRPFALTFEVKGEQGSMFDEPTRTAYVAVGNEVRRGPEAFGFQLLDAALPRAILHDAKPLYKHLEPTLQAPRFDTMLAGYVLQSGRSQYALRDLIQGYTDFGAPGSTEQATAALWHLEKAMGERLDKESQRKVLDEIELPLVPVLAEMEAHGIAVSREFLLEFSKSLQIEIEKKTREVYEYAGEEFNIGSPKQLGEILFEKLSIPAPKKTKTGYATGVEILQVLAPAHPICGEVLAWRELSKLKSTYADSLPKMIGEDGRIHTNYSQTVAATGRLSSNEPNLQNIPIRTELGRQIRQAFVAAPGFTLASFDYSQIELRVLAHMCGDEALVGAFQRHEDVHTVTASLMYGVPLTEVTREQRGYSKMLNYAVLYGVTDFGLANQLGGAFSISEAKALIEQYRERFPSIKAFTDSVVQEAKSKGFTTTLYGRRRHFPDIHALNRNERMYAERQAMNAPIQGTAADMIKLAMLHVRNELG
- a CDS encoding TfoX/Sxy family protein, producing MSMVYRPLRYEQMMKAAENYDVRARRMFGGMGIYTGEKMFAFLYEDEIGLKLAPEDREAAMGLDGAGPLIPEEGAEPMREYVQMPRTVLDNYEAFMEWVEKSAQYALRKKVH